ACGGCAAGGTGCAGAAAATCCTGCTCAATGCGGTCGACCCGGCCCAGGAGCGCAATGTCTCGATCATCGACAAGTTCATGCTGCAGGGCAAACTCGACGCGCTGGCGCCTGGCAGTTTCGGCATCATCATCGGCGACAAGGCCGCGGCCAAGCTCGGCGTAGGTGTCGGCGACAAGCTGACCTTCGTCGCGCCGGAGGTCACCGTGACCCCGGCCGGCATGTTCCCGCGCATGAAGCGGTTTACCGTGGTCGGCACCTTCCATGTCGGCGCCGGCGAGATCGACGGCTACCTCGGCTTGACCAACCTCACTGACCTGGCGCGCCTGCATCGTTGGCAGCCTGACCAGGTGCAGGGCCTGCGCCTGAAGTTCAATGACCTGTTCGACGCCCCGCGCGGCGCCTGGGAAATCGCCCAGCACCTGGGCGAATCGCAGTATTACGCCCGCGACTGGACCCGTACCCACGGCAACCTGTACCAGGCCATTCGCATGGAAAAAGCCATGATCGGCCTACTGTTGCTGCTGATCGTCGCCGTGGCCGCCTTCAACATCATCTCCACGCTGGTGATGGTGGTGAACGACAAGAAGGGCGACATCGCCATCCTGCGCACCCTTGGCGCCACGCCGGGGCAGATCATGGCGATCTTCATGGTGCAGGGCACGGTGATCGGCGTGGTCGGCACCCTGATCGGCACCGCTGTGGGGATCCTGGCGGCACTGAATGTCAGCGCTGCCATCGCCGCGCTGGAAAAAGTGCTCGGCCACAAATTCCTCAACGCCGACGTCTACTTCATTGACTACTTGCCGTCCCAGGTTCAGGCCCAGGACGTGCTGATGGTGGGCGGCGCCGCGTTGGTCCTGAGTTTCCTTGCCACCCTGTATCCAGCCTGGCGCGCGGCACGCACCCAGCCAGCACAGGCATTACGTTATGAGTGAATCGGGCATGAGTGAAAAAGCAATCCTGAGCTGCCGCAACCTGGGCAAATCCTACGAGGAAGGCCCGGAATCCGTGGTGGTGCTGGCCAACCTGCAACTTGAACTGCACCCCGGCGAACGCGTGGCGATCGTCGGCAGTTCCGGTTCCGGCAAAAGTACCTTGCTCAACCTGTTGGGCGGCCTCGATACGCCGTCCCAGGGCAGTGTGTGGCTGGCCGGTGAAGAACTGTCGGCCTTGAACGAAAAGGCCCGCGGCCAGCTGCGCAACCGTTCGCTGGGTTTTGTGTATCAGTTCCACCACCTGTTGCCGGAATTCACCGCCCTGGAGAACGTGTGCATGCCGCTGTTGATCGGCAAGACCGCCATTCCAGAAGCGCGCCAGCGTGCCACGGCCTTGCTGGAACGCGTCGGCCTGGGCCATCGCCTGGAGCACAAACCGGCCGAACTGTCCGGTGGCGAGCGCCAGCGCGTGGCAATCGCCCGTGCCCTGGTGAACAACCCAGGCCTGGTAATGCTCGATGAGCCCACCGGTAACCTGGACTCGCACACGGCCCAGGGCATCAAGGACTTGATGCTGGAGCTGAGCACCCAGATGCGCACCGCGTTCCTGG
Above is a genomic segment from Pseudomonas sp. R5-89-07 containing:
- the lolD gene encoding lipoprotein-releasing ABC transporter ATP-binding protein LolD — its product is MSEKAILSCRNLGKSYEEGPESVVVLANLQLELHPGERVAIVGSSGSGKSTLLNLLGGLDTPSQGSVWLAGEELSALNEKARGQLRNRSLGFVYQFHHLLPEFTALENVCMPLLIGKTAIPEARQRATALLERVGLGHRLEHKPAELSGGERQRVAIARALVNNPGLVMLDEPTGNLDSHTAQGIKDLMLELSTQMRTAFLVVTHDMSMARQMDRVLHLQEGHLVAI
- a CDS encoding lipoprotein-releasing ABC transporter permease subunit; this translates as MFRPLFVFIGTRYTRAKRRNHFVSFISLTSMIGLALGVVVMIVVLSVMNGFDHEMRTRVLGMVPHATIEGDAPISDWQSLADKVKQNPKVVAVAPFTQMQGLLTNDGKVQKILLNAVDPAQERNVSIIDKFMLQGKLDALAPGSFGIIIGDKAAAKLGVGVGDKLTFVAPEVTVTPAGMFPRMKRFTVVGTFHVGAGEIDGYLGLTNLTDLARLHRWQPDQVQGLRLKFNDLFDAPRGAWEIAQHLGESQYYARDWTRTHGNLYQAIRMEKAMIGLLLLLIVAVAAFNIISTLVMVVNDKKGDIAILRTLGATPGQIMAIFMVQGTVIGVVGTLIGTAVGILAALNVSAAIAALEKVLGHKFLNADVYFIDYLPSQVQAQDVLMVGGAALVLSFLATLYPAWRAARTQPAQALRYE